A stretch of Bradyrhizobium sp. AZCC 2262 DNA encodes these proteins:
- a CDS encoding enoyl-CoA hydratase-related protein — protein sequence MVSQAAPLTPSPATVPSSLPRAALALANVLYEKNGSIAYVTVNRPKVLNALNTPTWTDLRTAFEDARADASVHGVILTGAGDKAFIAGADISELANVDAYDAEESSRFGQGVLDLIENLGKPVIAAINGFALGGGCETAMACTIRIAVEHAKFGQPEVKLGLLPGGGGTQRLPRLVGKGRALQLILTGETISAQEAYRIGLVNEVVAAAGLIDRAEAILKQIMANAPIAVKFSLEAANKGMDTSQAEGFALEASYFGICAATEDKKEGTSAFLEKRAPKFRGR from the coding sequence TCACCCCTTCGCCTGCAACAGTGCCGAGCTCCTTGCCCAGGGCGGCATTGGCGCTTGCGAATGTCCTGTACGAGAAAAACGGTTCGATCGCCTATGTGACGGTCAACCGGCCCAAGGTACTCAACGCGCTCAATACGCCGACCTGGACCGATTTGCGGACCGCATTCGAGGATGCAAGGGCCGATGCGTCCGTGCACGGTGTGATCCTGACCGGCGCGGGCGACAAGGCCTTCATCGCCGGCGCCGACATCTCTGAACTTGCGAATGTCGACGCCTATGACGCGGAGGAGTCGAGCCGGTTCGGGCAGGGGGTGCTGGACCTCATCGAGAATCTCGGCAAGCCGGTGATCGCGGCTATCAATGGGTTTGCGCTCGGCGGCGGCTGCGAGACGGCAATGGCGTGCACGATCAGGATCGCGGTTGAGCATGCTAAATTCGGGCAACCCGAGGTCAAGCTCGGCCTGCTGCCCGGCGGTGGCGGAACCCAGCGTTTGCCGCGCCTGGTGGGCAAGGGCCGTGCGTTGCAGCTGATCCTGACCGGCGAAACGATTTCCGCGCAGGAGGCCTATCGCATTGGCCTCGTCAACGAAGTCGTTGCTGCGGCAGGCTTGATCGATCGCGCCGAGGCGATCCTGAAGCAGATCATGGCCAATGCGCCGATCGCCGTGAAGTTCTCACTGGAAGCGGCCAATAAGGGGATGGACACCAGCCAGGCCGAGGGGTTTGCGCTCGAAGCGTCCTATTTCGGGATCTGCGCGGCAACGGAAGACAAGAAGGAAGGCACCTCTGCCTTTCTCGAGAAGCGTGCACCGAAGTTCCGCGGTCGGTGA
- a CDS encoding CaiB/BaiF CoA transferase family protein, translating into MASDNIFSGLKVVDLASFIAGPSAAVILSDFGADVIKVEPPSGELWRHAHNMPPQPVAEDPYPWHLANRNKRGIALDLKSPSAHAVLEKLVKWADVLIVNTPHPARARLKLLYEDVLPWNPRLIYADITGFGDKGPDADLPGFDITSYWARSGLLSLTRDAGAPPTWPVAGSGDNATAVGLYSAIVTALYRRERTGEGAHVTTSLLAEGVWSASVSIQAALCDAKFFGLHDRMHPANAAMNVYRAKDDTWFVLIITPDKVAAVAKAIGRPDLLTDPRFSDPAKLMANMPALTAILDETFCGEPMAHWYEVFNGVHVTFGAVRGPQEVIKDPQLQANDIIVPLNGAGGKLTSTISSPLQVHGVAKVPAKRAPKIGEHNDEVLRQLGFSAAEIDGLRTNGAIPKPKEHAA; encoded by the coding sequence ATGGCAAGTGACAATATTTTCTCCGGACTGAAAGTGGTGGATCTGGCGAGCTTCATCGCCGGCCCCAGCGCCGCGGTAATCCTGTCGGATTTCGGGGCCGACGTCATCAAGGTCGAGCCGCCGAGCGGCGAGCTTTGGCGGCACGCGCACAACATGCCGCCGCAGCCGGTCGCAGAGGATCCCTATCCCTGGCACCTCGCCAATCGCAACAAGCGGGGCATCGCGCTCGATCTGAAATCGCCAAGTGCCCATGCGGTTCTCGAAAAGCTGGTCAAATGGGCCGACGTCCTCATCGTCAATACGCCGCATCCGGCGCGTGCGCGGCTGAAGCTCCTTTACGAGGATGTGCTGCCGTGGAACCCGCGGTTGATCTATGCCGATATCACCGGCTTTGGCGACAAGGGACCCGATGCGGATCTGCCGGGTTTCGATATCACGTCATATTGGGCGCGCAGCGGCCTGCTGTCGTTGACGCGCGATGCCGGCGCACCGCCAACCTGGCCGGTGGCCGGGAGCGGGGATAACGCCACGGCGGTTGGGCTTTATTCGGCGATCGTCACCGCTCTCTATCGGCGCGAGCGCACCGGTGAAGGAGCGCATGTCACGACCTCGCTTCTCGCCGAAGGCGTGTGGTCCGCCAGCGTCTCGATCCAGGCGGCGCTTTGCGATGCAAAGTTCTTCGGGCTGCACGACCGTATGCACCCTGCCAACGCGGCCATGAACGTCTACCGCGCCAAGGATGATACCTGGTTCGTCCTGATCATAACTCCAGACAAGGTTGCAGCGGTGGCAAAAGCCATCGGTCGTCCTGATCTTTTGACCGATCCACGCTTTTCCGATCCGGCAAAGCTGATGGCGAATATGCCGGCGCTCACGGCGATCCTCGACGAGACCTTCTGTGGCGAGCCGATGGCGCATTGGTACGAGGTTTTCAACGGCGTCCACGTGACGTTCGGAGCCGTGCGTGGGCCGCAGGAAGTGATCAAGGATCCCCAGCTCCAGGCCAACGACATCATCGTTCCGCTCAATGGTGCCGGCGGCAAGCTGACGTCCACGATCAGCAGCCCGCTTCAGGTGCATGGCGTCGCCAAGGTGCCGGCGAAGCGCGCCCCGAAGATTGGAGAACACAACGACGAGGTGCTCCGGCAGCTCGGATTCAGCGCGGCCGAAATCGATGGTTTGCGTACGAACGGTGCCATCCCAAAGCCAAAGGAACATGCGGCCTAG